In one Methanospirillum lacunae genomic region, the following are encoded:
- a CDS encoding PKD domain-containing protein translates to MSAVSVASRAGLATILLFSLITIALAGAPALPCEFYGTVTIGGSPAPVGTIVVAKLGDQERGQFVLEKDGTLGGSGTFDKRLKVVAEDSDLSGGTPKVSFWIDGQKASPEASFVPGTSNEVTLSLGGDSASAKVIEPSASPAPTSVAKPVQQSSEPTVKVTAVPIPLSPSPDPSIPVMPLPERQLVTPVEISADFGSDIQSGSAPLTVHFKDRSSGQPTMWSWDFGDGQSDMIADPVHTYDKEGTYTVTLTVSSQSGGTDTETKSGFITVVKPGKLVADFTADPTTGKSPLMVHFRDTSSGMPGSWKWDFGDGQTDTQKDPVHQYDLPGTYTVSLMVKDGHGAESTKQKDAFITVLVPGGLEADFSAEPINGVAPLNVRFTDKSQGSPTLWSWDFGDGKSDLVANPVHVFDNPGNYTVTLTVTNQEGAISTKVLKEYVKAMVEPTPVPTLTVVPVPQVPETFYGTVELYGQPISVGGTVEARATSYNISGPYNPIKTAKGVFGKTGTFSPKMQIQGIPAGTELEFYVADESYSQLRAYVKSENGTLLWTIPYEPGKEKSLELVATGRQPDVIPTIPVTPIPTSSCPGVPSIPMTFSGDLHIATGSEYLEDNSSCENCDPNGVVDTVIEARIEGYDVSGSQNPITMTSPSYFGGGNSSWSDKLALQGRCVPEGSNITFWVTTPNWQVPAPALIRDGSNFTRDVTYGASTDNENLHLWVGAVPTVKPTVTPTPTPEAWSPQKFYGKAEFNGYPLRVGDRVMATTEGVDLNSPTNPISSVQFGEFGDPNGNEMLTVEVPYTALNQSDPITFWIKPQGFEYWYKARVKNPLSTDTWKQSYPFTPGSITNLQLTSTDREEFRYFYDIVTNVKNVIMPDDYTGW, encoded by the coding sequence ATGTCAGCAGTATCTGTAGCCTCACGGGCAGGCCTGGCTACAATACTCCTTTTTTCCCTGATAACAATTGCATTAGCCGGTGCTCCGGCACTTCCGTGTGAATTCTACGGAACGGTAACTATCGGGGGTAGTCCTGCCCCTGTGGGAACTATTGTTGTAGCAAAATTGGGAGACCAGGAGCGTGGCCAGTTTGTTCTTGAAAAAGATGGGACCCTTGGAGGGTCTGGCACTTTTGACAAGCGTCTTAAAGTAGTTGCTGAAGATTCTGATCTTTCCGGGGGAACTCCGAAAGTATCATTCTGGATTGATGGCCAGAAAGCATCACCTGAAGCGTCATTTGTTCCAGGAACAAGCAACGAAGTAACATTATCACTTGGAGGAGATTCTGCAAGTGCTAAGGTCATTGAACCTTCTGCATCTCCAGCTCCCACATCCGTAGCAAAACCTGTTCAGCAATCATCTGAACCAACAGTTAAGGTGACTGCTGTTCCGATTCCACTTTCGCCCTCACCAGATCCATCGATTCCTGTAATGCCTTTACCGGAAAGGCAGCTAGTAACTCCTGTTGAAATATCAGCAGATTTCGGTTCTGACATTCAGTCTGGATCAGCTCCACTCACAGTTCACTTCAAAGACCGTTCATCTGGTCAACCGACGATGTGGTCATGGGACTTTGGAGATGGACAAAGTGATATGATTGCTGATCCCGTTCACACTTACGATAAGGAGGGAACGTACACTGTCACCCTTACTGTATCTTCACAGAGTGGTGGAACTGATACCGAGACAAAATCAGGATTTATCACTGTTGTCAAACCGGGCAAATTAGTAGCAGATTTTACCGCTGATCCGACAACCGGTAAGTCTCCACTCATGGTTCATTTCAGAGACACATCAAGTGGTATGCCTGGTTCATGGAAATGGGACTTCGGGGACGGACAGACAGATACGCAGAAGGATCCTGTTCATCAGTATGATCTGCCGGGAACGTATACTGTCTCGCTCATGGTGAAGGATGGGCATGGTGCTGAAAGTACCAAGCAGAAAGATGCATTCATTACAGTTTTAGTTCCTGGTGGACTCGAAGCTGACTTCTCAGCTGAACCAATAAATGGTGTTGCGCCACTCAATGTGAGGTTTACTGATAAATCACAAGGTTCACCCACTCTCTGGTCATGGGATTTCGGGGATGGGAAGTCAGATCTGGTAGCAAATCCCGTTCATGTCTTTGACAATCCGGGTAACTATACTGTTACCTTAACAGTCACCAACCAGGAAGGTGCAATCTCCACCAAAGTACTCAAAGAGTACGTAAAGGCAATGGTGGAACCAACCCCGGTTCCCACGTTGACTGTAGTACCTGTTCCTCAGGTTCCTGAAACCTTCTATGGTACTGTTGAACTCTACGGTCAGCCGATTTCAGTTGGTGGTACCGTGGAAGCCCGGGCAACCAGTTATAACATCAGTGGTCCGTACAATCCGATCAAGACAGCAAAGGGTGTCTTTGGAAAGACCGGGACATTCTCGCCTAAGATGCAGATTCAGGGAATTCCTGCAGGTACTGAATTAGAATTCTACGTTGCAGACGAGAGTTACAGTCAGTTACGGGCATATGTGAAATCAGAGAATGGAACACTTCTCTGGACGATTCCATATGAACCAGGGAAAGAGAAGAGTCTTGAACTGGTAGCAACAGGGCGCCAGCCTGATGTAATTCCGACGATCCCGGTAACGCCAATTCCGACAAGCAGTTGTCCCGGTGTTCCTTCAATTCCAATGACCTTCTCCGGAGATCTTCATATTGCAACAGGCAGTGAATATCTTGAGGATAATAGTTCTTGTGAAAACTGTGATCCGAATGGAGTGGTGGACACTGTCATTGAAGCACGGATAGAGGGATACGATGTGAGTGGGTCGCAGAACCCGATCACCATGACCTCTCCATCATACTTTGGTGGTGGAAACAGTTCATGGTCTGATAAACTTGCTCTTCAGGGCAGGTGTGTTCCTGAAGGTTCCAACATTACATTCTGGGTAACAACACCGAACTGGCAGGTTCCTGCACCTGCATTAATCCGTGATGGTTCAAACTTCACCAGAGATGTCACCTACGGGGCGTCAACAGATAATGAGAACCTGCATTTATGGGTGGGAGCAGTTCCCACAGTAAAACCGACTGTCACTCCTACTCCGACTCCGGAGGCCTGGTCTCCGCAGAAGTTCTATGGGAAAGCTGAATTTAACGGCTACCCGCTCAGGGTAGGTGACCGGGTTATGGCAACTACTGAAGGTGTTGACCTTAACAGTCCGACTAACCCGATCTCATCAGTACAGTTTGGTGAGTTTGGTGACCCTAATGGCAACGAAATGCTCACTGTCGAGGTCCCTTATACAGCTCTCAACCAGAGTGATCCAATTACATTCTGGATCAAACCCCAGGGCTTTGAGTACTGGTATAAGGCACGGGTTAAGAATCCGTTGTCAACCGACACCTGGAAACAGAGTTATCCATTTACTCCGGGTTCAATTACGAACCTGCAACTCACTTCAACGGATCGTGAAGAGTTCAGATACTTCTACGATATCGTAACAAATGTCAAAAATGTCATCATGCCTGATGACTACACCGGATGGTAA
- a CDS encoding ribosome biogenesis/translation initiation ATPase RLI: MRIAVVHKDRCHSRKCGSECILYCPRVRTGDETILLDEEGKAFISEELCVGCGICVKKCPFEAIDIITLPEELEYPTHRYGPNSFVLYGMPAPIQGKVTGVLGANGIGKSTSVMILSGQLIPNMGFFDEEAKWESILKKYTGTELFEYLQLLSKGGVKVSVKPQYIDVIPKVFNGLVKDLLKTTDEREMLSHYVEKLSLTGILDQNIRLLSGGELQRVALTAALAREADFYFLDEVTPFLDIHQRMAAAQVIRELAEQKPIVLIEHDIAILDMLADTVHVAYGKPAVFGIITRPKGVRIGINQYLDGFLAEENVRIRDYPVTFEVRTHDEGAKKSQLMQIPVMSKKFDRFSLQVNGGDIRAGEVIGVVGANGIGKSTFAQLLAGAVKPDTGEMTDTVRISYKPQYVKTDSTDTVEFTLRQITKAFDSGRYQHDIIEPLSLEPILQSPLSTLSGGELQRVSIAVCLSRDADLYVLDEPSAHLDVEQRMKLTKVFRQRIEGKEAAVLVIDHDIYVIDIISERLLVFEGTPGVEGRATGPFDMREGMNRFLKELNVTFRRDKSGRPRINKPGSFLDREQIGKGEYYYQDPDE, from the coding sequence ATGCGAATAGCGGTAGTTCATAAAGATCGCTGTCATTCACGCAAATGCGGCAGCGAGTGTATCCTGTACTGTCCCCGGGTACGAACCGGTGATGAGACTATTCTTCTTGATGAAGAAGGAAAGGCTTTCATCTCCGAAGAACTCTGTGTCGGGTGCGGTATCTGTGTAAAGAAATGTCCTTTTGAAGCCATCGATATCATCACCCTTCCTGAGGAACTCGAGTATCCGACACACCGGTACGGACCCAATAGTTTCGTGCTTTATGGAATGCCGGCACCGATTCAGGGAAAGGTGACCGGTGTTCTTGGTGCCAACGGTATTGGAAAATCAACATCTGTGATGATCCTCTCAGGCCAGCTCATCCCGAATATGGGATTCTTCGATGAAGAGGCTAAATGGGAGTCTATCCTCAAGAAGTACACCGGTACAGAACTTTTTGAGTACCTCCAATTGCTCTCAAAAGGTGGAGTGAAGGTATCAGTCAAGCCTCAGTACATTGATGTAATTCCGAAAGTCTTCAACGGATTAGTCAAAGACCTTCTGAAGACTACCGATGAACGGGAAATGCTCTCACACTATGTTGAGAAACTCTCTCTGACTGGCATTCTTGATCAGAATATACGACTGCTTTCTGGTGGTGAACTCCAGCGGGTTGCACTCACTGCAGCCCTCGCACGCGAAGCAGACTTCTACTTCCTTGATGAAGTAACTCCCTTCCTTGATATTCACCAGAGGATGGCTGCTGCCCAGGTAATCAGAGAACTTGCAGAGCAAAAGCCGATCGTGCTTATCGAACACGATATTGCCATTCTTGACATGCTTGCTGATACAGTGCATGTAGCATACGGTAAACCTGCAGTCTTTGGTATCATTACCAGACCAAAGGGAGTCCGGATTGGTATTAATCAGTACCTTGATGGATTTTTGGCAGAAGAAAATGTCAGGATCCGTGATTATCCGGTAACCTTTGAGGTCAGGACTCATGATGAGGGTGCCAAAAAGAGCCAACTTATGCAGATTCCGGTCATGTCAAAGAAATTTGACCGGTTTTCACTGCAGGTAAATGGTGGCGATATCAGGGCTGGTGAAGTTATCGGAGTGGTTGGCGCAAACGGTATTGGAAAATCAACCTTTGCCCAGCTTCTGGCAGGTGCAGTCAAACCTGACACCGGTGAGATGACTGATACAGTCAGAATATCATATAAGCCTCAATATGTCAAGACTGACTCAACCGATACGGTAGAATTCACTCTACGACAAATAACCAAGGCATTTGACTCTGGCAGATACCAGCATGATATCATTGAACCACTCTCCCTTGAACCAATCCTTCAGTCTCCGTTGAGCACCCTTTCAGGTGGTGAACTTCAGCGTGTCTCAATCGCTGTCTGTCTTTCCCGGGATGCTGACCTCTATGTGCTTGATGAGCCAAGTGCCCACCTTGATGTAGAGCAGCGGATGAAACTTACCAAGGTATTCAGACAGAGAATTGAAGGGAAAGAAGCTGCTGTGCTGGTAATTGATCACGATATCTACGTGATTGATATTATCAGTGAACGTCTGCTTGTCTTTGAAGGAACTCCGGGAGTTGAAGGTCGTGCTACCGGACCATTTGATATGCGTGAGGGTATGAACCGGTTCCTTAAGGAATTGAATGTAACATTCAGGCGCGATAAGAGCGGACGCCCACGAATCAATAAACCTGGATCATTCCTTGACCGTGAACAGATCGGCAAGGGCGAATACTACTACCAGGACCCTGACGAATAA
- a CDS encoding EMC6-like membrane protein — protein MTEESLQTAPESIDAAPVSVPEPDDYTGRIIRTIIAVVAGFFAGLICFMFEGMATQSAGSSSGIFAILVLIAAIMIQKHVFMALRLRYTLEKKDWFYQGFMTFSFWFVTWTILLTGTAMNAA, from the coding sequence ATGACGGAAGAATCGCTCCAGACTGCTCCGGAATCAATAGATGCCGCGCCTGTGTCCGTTCCTGAACCTGACGATTATACCGGGCGCATTATCCGGACAATCATCGCCGTAGTTGCCGGGTTCTTCGCAGGTCTAATATGTTTTATGTTTGAAGGAATGGCAACACAGTCAGCCGGGTCAAGCTCAGGAATATTTGCAATCCTTGTTCTTATCGCTGCCATTATGATACAGAAACATGTCTTTATGGCATTGCGGCTTCGGTACACCCTCGAAAAGAAAGACTGGTTTTACCAGGGTTTTATGACTTTTTCATTCTGGTTCGTGACCTGGACGATCCTCCTCACCGGCACAGCCATGAACGCAGCCTGA
- the rqcH gene encoding ribosome rescue protein RqcH, translated as MATQQGMSGVDLVAVTAELRRLLPLWVHKVYLGEDRIAGIRMNTKEREKRTLLIEPGRRLHLVPEVPEFPIIPPAFAMLLRKYLVGGRILDIRQRGLQRTVIIDIQKSDQVYHLIIEVFDVGNIILCNEDYSIVQPLTRQKFKDRDVLPGIVYSFPPHDVSLQTRDEYIAMLKADDRDIVRALAVGSFLGGMYAEQVCRTAGIPKETPAAEVDGGIVYDAIHALLAEAQDHPAAVITKSGCHPVITADPTLQGPFKSFSDALVVYYPKKVREIKEAKPKISREERIRRQQEESVKKFERQIKRYEEIVEKIYEEYSFVQEVITTLSTASKTRSWQEIEDILKADNQGVGKRIKQVFPAEAAVDLDLGILVKIFVHETVEQNAGRNYDQIKKFKKKHTGAKAAMERQIQQPVRKAAGYSKPKNKWFHRFRWFYTSDGILVIGGRDAGQNEDLVKKYLEGGDTFLHADIHGASVVVVKGKTECWDEVSRFAAAYSGAWRSGFGTADVYAARPDQVSKTAESGEYLSRGSFVVRGERQWFKSVPLEIAIGLQKKPETRIIGGPASAVQSRTDFFLMLSPGTFEPNDVAKKVVRVLRDRLPMSEQKALKFALNTESIAAFVPPGGSDIREEVKDA; from the coding sequence ATGGCAACTCAGCAGGGTATGAGTGGCGTGGATCTCGTTGCGGTAACTGCCGAGCTGCGGCGATTATTACCGTTATGGGTCCATAAGGTGTACTTGGGAGAAGACCGGATTGCTGGCATCCGGATGAATACAAAAGAGCGGGAGAAACGTACACTTCTGATAGAGCCTGGAAGAAGGCTTCACTTGGTCCCTGAAGTTCCTGAGTTTCCAATCATTCCTCCGGCCTTTGCCATGCTGCTGCGCAAATATCTTGTTGGTGGTAGAATTCTTGACATCAGACAGCGTGGACTACAGAGGACTGTAATCATCGATATTCAGAAATCTGACCAGGTATATCACCTGATCATCGAGGTTTTTGATGTCGGAAATATCATCCTCTGTAATGAGGATTACTCAATCGTCCAGCCACTGACCAGGCAGAAGTTCAAAGACCGCGATGTCCTTCCCGGTATAGTCTATTCGTTTCCCCCTCATGATGTCAGTCTACAGACCCGTGATGAATATATTGCCATGCTGAAGGCAGATGATCGCGACATCGTGAGGGCTCTGGCGGTCGGATCATTTCTAGGAGGAATGTATGCCGAGCAGGTATGCCGCACAGCAGGTATTCCCAAGGAAACTCCTGCTGCAGAGGTAGATGGTGGTATTGTGTATGATGCAATTCATGCTCTTTTGGCAGAGGCACAGGATCATCCTGCAGCAGTAATTACAAAGAGCGGTTGTCATCCGGTGATCACTGCTGACCCTACATTGCAAGGTCCGTTCAAGTCATTCAGCGATGCCCTGGTTGTCTACTATCCGAAAAAAGTTAGAGAGATCAAAGAGGCAAAACCAAAGATCTCGCGAGAGGAACGGATCAGGCGTCAGCAGGAAGAGTCTGTTAAGAAGTTTGAGAGACAGATCAAGCGGTATGAAGAGATCGTAGAGAAGATCTATGAGGAATACTCGTTTGTCCAGGAAGTTATCACTACCTTGAGTACTGCATCGAAGACGAGATCCTGGCAGGAGATTGAAGATATTCTCAAAGCTGATAATCAGGGTGTTGGGAAACGGATAAAGCAGGTTTTTCCTGCAGAAGCTGCAGTGGATCTGGATCTCGGGATCCTGGTAAAGATCTTTGTTCATGAGACTGTTGAGCAGAATGCCGGCCGTAATTATGACCAGATCAAGAAGTTCAAGAAGAAACATACCGGTGCCAAGGCTGCAATGGAGAGGCAGATCCAGCAACCGGTAAGAAAGGCTGCCGGTTACAGTAAACCCAAGAATAAATGGTTTCACCGGTTCCGCTGGTTTTATACTTCTGATGGTATCCTGGTTATTGGAGGTCGTGATGCAGGCCAGAACGAGGACCTTGTCAAGAAGTACCTTGAAGGAGGAGACACCTTTCTCCATGCAGATATTCATGGAGCCAGTGTTGTTGTCGTGAAAGGGAAGACTGAATGTTGGGATGAGGTCTCCCGGTTTGCAGCCGCATACTCTGGAGCATGGCGCTCCGGATTTGGTACCGCTGATGTGTATGCTGCCCGGCCTGACCAGGTCTCAAAGACAGCCGAATCCGGGGAATATCTCTCCCGTGGTTCTTTTGTGGTCAGAGGCGAGAGACAGTGGTTCAAATCTGTTCCCCTTGAAATCGCGATAGGGCTACAGAAGAAACCAGAAACCAGGATCATTGGTGGACCGGCATCTGCTGTGCAGAGTCGGACCGACTTCTTCCTGATGCTTTCACCTGGAACTTTTGAACCAAACGATGTAGCAAAAAAGGTTGTCCGTGTGCTCCGTGACCGCCTTCCCATGTCTGAACAGAAAGCACTCAAGTTTGCACTCAATACTGAATCGATTGCTGCCTTTGTCCCACCGGGTGGTTCTGACATCAGGGAAGAGGTAAAGGATGCCTGA
- a CDS encoding mRNA surveillance protein pelota, with amino-acid sequence MKADIGELQRSFGEIKLFPESSDDLWHLKHLIIPGCLVFATTLRSVEGATDKIRPEKQEKRPVRLGIRVEQVEFHEYAIRLRVFGLIEQGVDEGSHHTLNLEPGYEISVIRTWFQADLDRIERAVKSAGAEAVHILAIEEGDAELYRMHSYGPRQIFSLTAGSGKGMECSTRQDLYDAVIAVLEPVTGPLVIAGPGFIKEDFARRLKALQPSRAGALLVIETRRSGRGAVQEVIGQGVLEKLTGDLQLAREVRFLDELMARIAKGEPTAYGMQEVSDGVKFGAVETLLIADTGLHNQEVTALVSEAEDMRADVVILSTEFEPGQRLEKLGGVAALLRYPIS; translated from the coding sequence ATGAAGGCAGATATTGGTGAACTTCAACGCTCTTTCGGAGAGATTAAACTCTTTCCCGAGTCTTCAGACGATCTCTGGCACCTGAAACATCTCATAATCCCGGGTTGTCTTGTTTTTGCAACAACCCTTCGCAGTGTGGAAGGAGCGACCGATAAAATTCGTCCTGAAAAGCAGGAAAAGCGTCCGGTACGACTCGGTATCAGGGTAGAACAGGTCGAGTTTCATGAGTACGCGATTCGTTTGCGGGTCTTTGGTCTCATTGAACAGGGAGTAGATGAGGGATCACATCATACCCTGAATCTTGAGCCTGGGTATGAGATCTCGGTTATCAGAACCTGGTTTCAGGCCGACCTTGACCGGATAGAACGGGCAGTGAAGAGTGCAGGTGCAGAAGCTGTTCATATCCTGGCCATTGAAGAGGGTGATGCTGAGCTCTACCGGATGCACAGTTATGGGCCTCGTCAGATCTTTTCACTCACAGCCGGGAGTGGGAAAGGTATGGAATGCAGCACCAGGCAGGATCTCTATGATGCTGTCATTGCAGTACTTGAACCGGTGACCGGTCCGCTCGTCATCGCAGGTCCCGGTTTTATCAAAGAGGATTTTGCCCGAAGACTCAAAGCTCTGCAGCCAAGCCGGGCAGGTGCTCTTCTCGTTATTGAAACCAGGCGCAGTGGCAGAGGAGCGGTCCAGGAGGTTATCGGTCAGGGTGTGCTTGAAAAACTCACCGGTGATCTGCAACTTGCACGGGAAGTCAGGTTTCTTGATGAACTCATGGCCAGGATTGCGAAAGGTGAGCCTACAGCGTACGGTATGCAGGAGGTCTCTGATGGTGTAAAGTTCGGGGCAGTAGAGACACTCCTCATTGCCGATACCGGACTTCATAACCAGGAAGTCACAGCCCTGGTCAGTGAAGCAGAAGATATGAGGGCTGATGTTGTGATCCTTTCTACTGAATTTGAACCTGGTCAACGGCTGGAGAAACTTGGCGGTGTGGCTGCACTGCTCAGGTACCCGATTTCATAG
- a CDS encoding exodeoxyribonuclease III, whose amino-acid sequence MTRYRILSWNVNGLRAIAGKEILDNKLFQDFLIHDNPDICGLQETKVDAKSLPPGLGRIGGYFFYLNPAERKGYSGVALYSRREPEEISYGFGHDEFDHEGRTIVARYPEFTLYTIYFPNGGASEERLAFKLRFYDAFLNHVKERSAAGEKIVICGDVNTAHTSIDLARPKENENVSGFLPVERRWLDELVQAGYIDTFRLFESEGGHYTWWDYKTKARSRNVGWRIDYFFVNELMRNNVEASLIRSDVMGSDHCPVELVLSF is encoded by the coding sequence ATGACCAGATACAGGATTCTCTCATGGAATGTGAACGGACTTCGTGCTATTGCAGGTAAGGAAATCCTGGATAACAAATTATTTCAGGATTTTCTCATTCATGACAACCCAGATATCTGCGGGCTCCAGGAGACCAAGGTTGATGCAAAAAGCCTTCCCCCGGGACTAGGACGGATAGGGGGCTACTTTTTTTATTTAAACCCGGCAGAGCGAAAAGGATACAGCGGGGTTGCACTCTATTCCAGACGTGAACCAGAGGAGATCTCATACGGATTTGGCCACGATGAATTTGATCACGAAGGGCGGACGATCGTTGCCAGGTACCCCGAGTTCACTCTTTACACAATCTATTTTCCAAACGGCGGTGCATCAGAGGAAAGGCTTGCATTCAAGCTGAGGTTTTATGACGCTTTCCTGAATCATGTCAAAGAACGCAGTGCAGCCGGTGAAAAAATTGTCATCTGCGGAGATGTGAACACAGCTCATACTTCCATAGATCTTGCAAGGCCAAAAGAGAATGAGAACGTTTCTGGCTTTCTCCCAGTTGAACGAAGATGGCTTGATGAACTCGTGCAGGCAGGGTACATTGATACCTTCAGGCTCTTTGAAAGTGAAGGGGGGCATTACACCTGGTGGGATTATAAAACTAAAGCGCGTTCACGTAATGTCGGCTGGCGTATAGATTACTTTTTTGTCAACGAATTGATGAGAAATAATGTGGAAGCCTCTCTTATTCGAAGTGATGTAATGGGTTCAGATCACTGCCCTGTTGAACTTGTTCTCTCATTCTAA
- a CDS encoding TIM barrel protein: MLWISTRCLKDSPLEVTLENLGSLTRGVEIIDGGVHRIPSVSLLESFPYRYSIRLPQFDINLSSILEPVRQASVAVVIERFTLAAEVNADVIVNPGYLTSLSEFAQARKQLSRSSRDLIQAADEYGVRFLIRNTGRWAHYLLRTPEDLGMVSQVPLALDIGHAHVNGCLPQFLHDGASRYMYLYDCKGISEEHQEIGKGSINFSTIATAMYAHGAQGVVDVPTYRGAYNSVRALREFGIG, translated from the coding sequence ATGCTCTGGATATCCACCCGTTGTTTAAAGGATTCTCCGCTTGAGGTTACGCTTGAGAATCTGGGATCGCTTACCAGGGGAGTCGAGATAATTGATGGGGGAGTACATCGCATCCCCTCGGTAAGCCTTCTTGAGTCGTTTCCGTACCGGTACTCAATCAGGCTTCCTCAGTTTGATATCAACCTGTCAAGTATTCTTGAGCCGGTAAGGCAGGCGTCCGTTGCTGTTGTAATAGAACGATTTACATTAGCAGCTGAAGTAAATGCTGATGTCATCGTCAACCCCGGATATCTGACGTCGCTTTCAGAGTTTGCACAGGCACGCAAACAACTCTCACGGTCAAGCCGGGATCTTATTCAGGCAGCCGATGAGTACGGGGTCAGGTTCCTGATAAGGAACACCGGACGATGGGCACATTATCTGCTCAGAACACCTGAGGATCTTGGGATGGTCAGCCAGGTACCTCTGGCTCTTGATATCGGGCATGCCCATGTAAACGGGTGTCTTCCCCAGTTCCTGCACGACGGGGCGAGCAGGTACATGTATCTGTATGATTGCAAAGGTATCTCTGAAGAGCATCAGGAGATAGGGAAAGGATCTATCAACTTCAGCACGATTGCCACGGCCATGTACGCCCATGGTGCCCAGGGCGTTGTGGATGTTCCAACCTACCGGGGTGCATACAACAGCGTCAGAGCACTTCGCGAGTTTGGAATCGGATAA
- a CDS encoding DUF1858 domain-containing protein — MALNKDSTILEVLQEKPDAGAVFARFGMGCVGCAISRGETVSEAAAVHGIPLADLLTALGIEA, encoded by the coding sequence ATGGCATTAAATAAGGACTCAACAATCCTTGAAGTTCTTCAGGAAAAACCTGATGCCGGTGCAGTTTTTGCACGGTTTGGCATGGGCTGCGTCGGATGTGCAATCAGCCGTGGTGAAACTGTCAGCGAGGCTGCTGCCGTTCATGGCATTCCTCTTGCAGATCTTCTCACTGCCCTCGGTATCGAGGCATAA
- the mch gene encoding methenyltetrahydromethanopterin cyclohydrolase: MISVNELALEIFDNLANYSEDFNVAYHELDNGAKIVDCGVSVAGGYAAGRAFTEICMGGLGEVNFRMGQIKDVPMPFIEVSTDFPAISCLGAQKAGWTVKVNNYFAMGSGPARALALKPKHTFEVIGYEDESDDAVIALESDHLPNGEVMEKIAKECGIEVENLCAVVAPTASIVGSIQVSGRCVETAIYKLNELGFDTKKITAAIGCAPIPPVKADATKAMGTTNDATIYHGQINLTMKAPEIKDYLDKIPSNKSKGYGKPFYDIFKEANFDFYQIDTSLFSPAEVTINELTEGKVYHVGAVNPDVVLKSFGYL; this comes from the coding sequence GTGATAAGTGTTAATGAATTAGCTCTTGAGATATTCGATAATCTCGCAAACTATTCTGAAGATTTTAATGTCGCATACCATGAACTTGACAATGGTGCCAAGATTGTGGACTGTGGTGTGTCTGTAGCTGGAGGTTATGCAGCAGGTCGGGCATTTACCGAGATCTGTATGGGAGGTCTTGGAGAAGTCAACTTCAGGATGGGGCAGATCAAGGATGTGCCGATGCCATTCATCGAAGTCAGCACTGACTTTCCTGCAATCTCCTGTCTTGGCGCACAGAAGGCCGGATGGACAGTAAAGGTAAACAATTACTTTGCTATGGGTTCAGGTCCTGCACGTGCACTTGCACTCAAGCCAAAACACACCTTTGAGGTCATCGGATACGAAGATGAGAGCGACGATGCAGTCATCGCACTCGAATCAGATCATCTGCCAAACGGTGAAGTCATGGAAAAGATCGCAAAGGAATGTGGTATCGAGGTTGAGAACCTCTGTGCAGTTGTCGCACCAACCGCATCCATTGTCGGTTCCATCCAGGTTTCAGGACGTTGTGTTGAGACTGCAATCTACAAGCTGAATGAACTCGGCTTTGACACCAAGAAGATCACAGCAGCAATCGGCTGTGCACCTATTCCACCGGTAAAGGCAGATGCAACCAAGGCGATGGGCACCACCAATGATGCAACCATCTACCATGGCCAGATCAACCTGACTATGAAGGCACCGGAGATCAAGGACTACCTCGATAAGATTCCAAGCAACAAGTCAAAGGGATACGGCAAACCGTTCTACGACATATTCAAGGAAGCAAACTTTGATTTCTACCAGATTGATACCTCACTCTTCTCACCAGCCGAAGTCACTATCAATGAACTGACTGAAGGCAAGGTGTACCATGTTGGGGCAGTCAATCCTGATGTCGTCCTCAAGTCCTTCGGATACCTGTAA